The following coding sequences are from one Schizosaccharomyces osmophilus chromosome 1, complete sequence window:
- the rrn11 gene encoding RNA polymerase I general transcription initiation factor subunit Rrn11: protein MFNPCTVRNKRSTLRDIAPKESNTSVPRIPLPASRFKTKHIDALCALMHLSLLREDYNRAYHAFSLLLRSKGVDMSKMWNIGLEILNQIKPDDSTEYMERLIARFPANPNKNRTQRSLTSEQFYPAYILLLIQRQEYQRAMNSLDEYMLSPPFNQNKALYEYSGMLCLELAKNETSDHERDQWLQKAKQNLHDAGVSLNV from the exons atGTTTAACCCCTGCACGGTAAGAAATAAACGCTCGACTTTACGAGATATTGCCCCAAAAGAGAGCAATACTTCTGTTCCTAGAATACCTTTACCGGCCTCAAGgttcaaaacaaaacatatAGATGCTCTTTGCGCGCTGATgcatctttctttgttgcGGGAAGATTACAATCGAGCATATCATGCCTTCTCTCTTTTGTTGCGATCAAAAGGTGTAGACATGTCTAAAATGTGGAACATCGGTTTGGAGATATTGAACCAAATTAAACCTGATGATTCGACAGAATATATGGAGCGTCTCATCGCTCGTTTTCCTGCGAACCCAAATAAAAATCGTACACAACGTTCCTTGACA TCTGAACAATTTTATCCCGCATACATTTTACTATTGATTCAGAGACAGGAATACCAAAGAGCGATGAACTCCTTGGATGAATATATGCTTTCTCCGCCGTTTAATCAAAATAAAGCTCTATATGAATACTCTGGAATGCTTTGTCTTGAACTCgccaaaaatgaaacttcAGATCATGAGCGAGACCAATGGCTTCagaaagcaaagcaaaatcTTCATGATGCGGGTGTCTCTCTGAAtgtttga
- the arg6 gene encoding acetylglutamate synthase Arg6 yields MQNPSFLQDLIWILKSVPNKRSTKGFLQKYAPLRFDYASSKLLDNGLSYGLQKRIAIAKIADVDSLNDETLFGIGRSIYGLTRLGIHSLIVPTGFDLGITAKFRLPEEKQSQWTMLNSLYSQQNRVMRVSDIFSKAGVLTKPLYSSICQLGPNGAHLEDIDSVYRSLTSDYTPIIPSSAFMPNLKEISMDGDEIIYGLTKSLHKPEDGCTVDRLIILDKVGGMPCAQRPQGSSHVLINLAQEYEELRKSLPKHHIKNLFLAQRCLKVLSKEASAIVTTPTEAMLTNSSMNRNPLIHNVLTERSIFSCSLPRDRSPVTKTTLLRGGVAVYTYMGPECITDGSISWERVWTLINDSFSRTLDMEAYLKRLKNSLAAIIIAGDYAGTAIVTYEEANNGKTKVPYLDKLAVSKNAQGSAAISDVLFNAMVDLFPKELIWRSRLDNPVNKWYFERSIGSLKSPKTPWRLFWTGDTQVKSLDHIRHYLSIIDRIQPTWLND; encoded by the coding sequence ATGCAAAACCCTTCTTTCTTGCAGGACTTAATTTGGATTCTCAAATCAGTCCCTAATAAGAGGTCGACGAAAGggtttttgcaaaagtaCGCTCCTCTTCGGTTTGATTATGCCTCTTCCAAATTGTTAGATAATGGATTATCATATGGCCTTCAAAAACGGATAGCAATTGCAAAGATTGCCGATGTAGACTCGCTCAACGATGAAACTTTGTTTGGCATTGGTAGAAGCATTTACGGACTTACCCGCCTTGGTATACATTCTCTAATTGTTCCTACCGGATTTGACTTGGGTATAACAGCCAAATTCAGATTAccagaagaaaagcaatcacAATGGACCATGCTCAACTCCCTTTATTCTCAACAGAACCGGGTTATGCGTGTCTCGGACATCTTTTCCAAGGCCGGCGTATTAACCAAGCCACTGTATTCTTCCATTTGTCAATTGGGTCCCAATGGCGCACACCTTGAAGACATTGATTCCGTCTATCGTTCGTTAACATCTGATTATACACCGATTATTCCAAGCTCAGCATTTATGCCAAATCTGAAAGAGATTAGTATGGATGGAGACGAAATTATTTATGGTCTGACGAAAAGTTTGCACAAGCCAGAAGATGGTTGTACAGTCGATCGACTAATTATTCTTGATAAAGTGGGCGGTATGCCTTGTGCTCAACGGCCCCAAGGGTCGAGTCATGTATTGATTAATCTTGCTCAAGAATACGAGGAATTGAGAAAATCACTACCGAAACATCACATCAAAAATCTATTTTTGGCTCAGCGGTGCCTGAAGGTGTTATCCAAAGAGGCCTCCGCCATTGTTACTACTCCAACTGAAGCTATGCTAACGAATTCTTCGATGAATCGAAACCCGTTAATTCACAATGTTTTAACTGAAAGATCCATTTTCTCTTGCTCTTTACCTCGAGATCGATCGCCTGTTACGAAGACTACTTTACTTCGAGGTGGTGTTGCCGTATATACATATATGGGACCTGAGTGTATTACTGATGGTTCTATTTCCTGGGAAAGGGTGTGGACGTTGATTAATGATTCTTTTAGTCGCACATTGGATATGGAAGCCTATTTGAAACGTTTGAAAAATTCACTTGCTGCAATCATTATTGCTGGCGATTACGCCGGTACTGCCATTGTTACTTACGAAGAAGCTAATAAtgggaaaacaaaagttccTTATCTTGATAAATTGGCTGTGTCGAAAAATGCGCAAGGCTCTGCTGCAATATCCGATGTCCTATTCAACGCAATGGTAGATTTATTCCCTAAAGAATTGATTTGGAGATCTAGATTGGACAACCCAGTGAACAAATGGTactttgaaagaagcattGGCTCTTTGAAGTCACCAAAAACGCCTTGGAGATTATTTTGGACTGGAGATACCCAAGTAAAAAGTCTTGACCATATCAGACATTATCTGAGTATTATAGATCGGATCCAGCCAACTTGGTTAAACGATTAA
- the ura5 gene encoding orotate phosphoribosyltransferase Ura5, protein MSYKSDLLHRAMEKQVLKFGTFTLKSGRQSPYFFNSGNFTHGADLSALANSYAETIIFMNVEFDVLFGPAYKGISLAAVTAAKLYEKTGKSYGFAYNRKEAKTHGEGGNLVGAEMEGKRVLLLDDVITAGTAIREAISFLEPKRVHLAGIVLLLDRQERVDPAVNESTIGKLKNEYKVPISSILTLDDIVEFTKAELSAKESNAMDAYRGQYQAK, encoded by the coding sequence ATGTCTTACAAATCTGATCTTTTGCATCGTGCTATGGAAAAGCAAGTGCTTAAATTTGGCACTTTTACGCTAAAATCTGGACGTCAATCTCcttatttcttcaattctgGAAATTTTACTCATGGGGCTGATTTGAGTGCACTGGCAAACTCATACGCAGAAACAATTATTTTCATGAATGTTGAAtttgatgttttatttGGTCCCGCTTATAAAGGAATTTCTTTGGCCGCAGTAACTGCCGCCAAGTTGTACGAGAAGACTGGCAAGAGTTACGGCTTTGCATACAACAGAAAGGAGGCCAAAACCCATGGTGAAGGTGGAAACCTTGTTGGTGCAGAGATGGAAGGAAAGCGCGTCTTGCTCCTAGACGATGTGATTACAGCTGGAACTGCTATTCGGGAAGCCATCTCATTCTTAGAACCTAAGCGTGTTCATTTAGCTGGTATTGTCCTTTTGTTGGATAGACAAGAACGTGTAGATCCTGCCGTAAACGAAAGCACAATTGGAAAGTTGAAAAATGAGTACAAGGTTCCtatttcttccattttgACTTTGGATGACATTGTTGAGTTTACAAAGGCTGAATTATCGGCGAAGGAGTCCAATGCGATGGACGCTTACCGTGGACAATACCAGGCTAAGTAA
- the res1 gene encoding MBF transcription factor complex subunit Res1, with amino-acid sequence MFVNHVKKTAYSGVNVYECNINGNFLMKRCHDQWMNATQILKIAELDKPRRTRILEKFAQKGLHEKVQGGCGKYQGTWVPLDRAIELAQEYDVYSIISSLLEYSETQMNSVHLYTPQSMQKPSNKLSSSYPSNNEFCVSQPSSEPYPSQELSSAPRMHDLSNSLSLQANVSQNSFLSSVDLNDALGFKEVVPKSKHYSQALLDYFLLSNNTQPPDFVYDRPADWDVNASIDEDGHTALHWAAAMGNLEMMHALLQAEASVVSVNYLQQTSLMRCVMFTMNYDLQTFELVSELLQSALCMTDSFGQTVFHHVALLASSKSKMEAARYYMDILLQNLTSTQSVEVATQILNVQDDRGDTVLLICARNGAKRCARLLLAFYACATIPNNQGQYPSDFLTSEEMEFPSQQETSKGFFDDITAEGALRSLTNKHPSFLKNSLMKNALPNVLSRIKELTKYHESSLSAKQTTFSLATEVLEQTVRESETSQRLWNEASNSQPNYLSNQRMELKSTLLRLLKLMRDATNQIETFQALQLSKYVSYFSHIWGENDELDLVGSHKISKVSSASRMDLEYDHFEHEKQRNELGNQLAVLQKKRKEKIMEILDMISLDTLSSSKTR; translated from the exons ATGTTTGTTAACCATGTTAAGAAAACAGCCTATTCGGGTGTAAACGTTTACGAATGCAATATCAATGgcaattttttaatgaaacgATGTCATGATCAATGGATGAATGCTACtcaaattttaaaaatcgCTGAACTAGACAAGCCCAGACGGACTAggattttggaaaaattcgCCCAAAAAGGCTTACATGAAAAAGTACAGGGAGGTTGTGGGAAATATCAAG GTACATGGGTTCCTCTGGATAGAGCCATTGAACTTGCCCAGGAATACGATGTATATTCCATAATAAGTTCTCTACTGGAATATAGTGAGACGCAAATGAATTCGGTCCATTTATATACACCTCAAAGCATGCAGAAACCGTCTAATAAATTGTCATCCTCCTACCCTTCTAATAATGAATTCTGCGTCTCACAGCCATCTTCGGAACCATATCCTTCGCAAGAACTATCCTCTGCTCCTAGAATGCATGACTTATCAAATTCTTTAAGCCTTCAAGCAAATGTTTCTCAAAATTCCTTTCTCTCCTCTGTAGACCTGAACGATGCTCTCGGCTTCAAGGAAGTGGTTCCCAAATCAAAGCATTACTCTCAAGCCCTATTGgattattttttgctttctaaTAATACCCAACCTCCAGATTTCGTTTATGATCGACCGGCCGATTGGGATGTTAACGCTAGTATTGATGAAGATGGCCATACAGCGTTACATTGGGCAGCTGCTATGGGAAATCTGGAGATGATGCATGCCCTCTTACAGGCTGAAGCTAGCGTTGTGTCCGTCAATTACTTACAGCAGACGTCCTTAATGCGGTGTGTTATGTTTACAATGAACTATGATCTCCAAACTTTTGAGCTTGTATCAGAGCTTTTGCAATCCGCTCTTTGTATGACAGATAGTTTTGGTCAGACTGTTTTTCACCACGTAGCACTTTTGGCTTCCTCGAAATCCAAGATGGAAGCAGCCCGCTACTACATGGATATTTTACTTCAAAATTTGACATCAACACAATCTGTTGAAGTTGCAACGCAAATACTAAACGTGCAAGATGATCGCGGAGATACGGTTTTGCTTATCTGTGCTAGAAATGGTGCTAAAAGATGTGCAAGGTTGCTCCTAGCTTTTTATGCTTGTGCAACGATTCCAAATAACCAAGGCCAATATCCTTCTGACTTTCTAACATCCGAAGAGATGGAGTTTCCTTCGCAACAAGAAACTTCAAAAGGATTTTTCGACGATATTACGGCAGAAGGAGCCTTACGGTCtttaacaaataaacatccttcttttttgaaaaactcgTTGATGAAGAATGCCTTGCCAAACGTTTTATCAAGGATTAAAGAACTGACCAAATATCATGAAAGTTCTCTTTCTGCTAAGCAGACCACATTTAGTTTGGCGACAGAGGTATTAGAACAAACTGTTCGCGAAAGTGAAACAAGTCAAAGACTTTGGAATGAGGCTAGTAATAGTCAGCCAAATTATCTCTCAAATCAAAGAATGGAGTTGAAAAGTACCTTGTTGCGTTTACTCAAGTTGATGAGGGATGCAACTAACCAAATTGAAACTTTTCAGGCACTTCAATTAAGTAAGTATGTTTCCTATTTCTCTCATATTTGGGGGGAGAATGATGAACTTGATTTAGTTGGGAGCCATAAGATTTCTAAAGTCTCATCAGCGTCTCGTATGGATTTAGAGTATGATCATTTTGAACACGAGAAACAAAGGAATGAGCTTGGAAATCAACTTGCTGtattgcaaaaaaaaagaaaagaaaagattatggaaattttggatatgATTTCGTTGGATACATTGAGTTCTTCTAAAACCAGGTAA